The Sesamum indicum cultivar Zhongzhi No. 13 linkage group LG6, S_indicum_v1.0, whole genome shotgun sequence genomic interval TGAATACACTAAGCATCAATCTGAATTGGCTTCTACTGTGTTGAACTTTGTGAAGACCGGTCTGCGTAAAGATTCTCGTctctaattattaaaatgcaAGTGTAAACAAAAGTTTAGTTAGCAAGGAGACTTAAGTGGTACAGGGATGTAAGAAGTGTAGGCGATTTTATCTTATCAAACTGACATGATAGCTTGTGTATCTATCAACCAATAGGCCTTCAATGAGAAATGTCTTGAGTTTTGAACATTTGGAATAGATTGCACAAATACCTACTATGTCGTCTggtgtttgaaagaaatacaacAATGAACTAACCTTGatggaaacaaacaaaacCTTTAAGCCCTTATATGAAATGATGGGGGACCATATTTATGTTTGAGTGGAGGAAAGGTGAGTGAATCATAGTTGGTTTGTAATGTATGCATGGGCGGGCGTGATAGGAACCAATCGCCAGGTTGTCTGGACCCACAACTTACAAAGAAGAATACTGCTGTCTTTCGCCCAATACCCTTCTCTATTATTAGTAGTGTTATTATTCACCTACATATGTACATCTATCTCTCTTTCTAATTTCAAGATTGTTAAGAACTTgacaaaaatttagttttttattttaatattaaatgctgtttttttaaatgagaAGTGCAGTTGAACCAACCAATGCCTCTTAATtcataaaactaataattgtTTTGCCAACCAAAGGCATCAAAAGATTGAGAATCACAATCAAAAgtatagaaatagaaaagcagaagatattttttgtggtggtGAGAAGTGAGAAGTGAGAAGTGAGAAGGGATATGCTGCTGATATGCATGTGCATATTCCAACTCTGGGCGTTGCAACCAGACAAGATCTACTTTGAAGTGGCCCATATCCACCTATACcctgtttttaaattaaagtcgCATTTTTGGGTTTTACCATTAATTATTTCGGGTTTCCAActcttgttttatttcaatattagtTGCTAGCCCAATCCAATCATGCCCCTTTATCACTTCTTACACATTTCTCACCTACCACTACCATTTCGTTTGTGAGTTTTCTACTcatattcaatttcatttcttaCAACCTTATAGGTGTTAAATTCCtcacttcattttttatgcttACAGCTTGTTCCATTCAGAAATCAGTTGTCCCATCTGACAAGAGATGCATtaattactcaaattttagttttgcaaTTCCATTATAACTTTAAGTAAATTCTAACCCACCTATCAAAAGATTTTAGTTTGAAATTCGTCTTAACAAATCTTACAATTTGTCTAGTAGATCAGCCCAAGAATCTAATCTGACTCTACTCAAGGGAGAAAAGTTGATTTTAAACcagttaatattaaaaaataaaaataaaatttattcagtTATTGGACCGAAAATTACAGTAGCAATTCTGAGGAATCTCACGCGCCACGGACACAGTCCAATCATACGACTACAACATGTAATAATGTAAATGGCCGTATTGAAAGGTCATTGGGAAGAGGTAAATCCCAAAAACCCTGCAAGATTTTTATTACAGCACGATTTAACATTATTACATTCTCATTCAGCAATATCACCCTTGTGAAACCGTCCTGTGGGCCTGTTGCTCTTTCGTTTCACACACATTTGAGATCAACATCTCTATCTCCACTCACTCAAATGTTATAAAGAAAATCtgatcttttcattttttttattggaggAGATGAAAGAGGAGAAGAGATAAGCAAAGGTCTCAGATCTCTCTATATTCTCGCTCGCTTCTTTTCTCCTACATTTTCCCAAGAAACCTTTTCTAAACCTTGAATCAAGAATGGCTGAACCTAAAAGGTACATTACATCAGAGGAGCTGAAAGCCCACAACAAAAGTGGGGATCTTTGGATCTCAATCCAGGGGAAAGTGTATGACGTCTCAGAATGGGTGAACCATCATCCAGGGGGTGAGTTACCGCTCTTAAATCTTGCAGGTCAAGATGCAACTGATGCATTTGTTGCCTATCATCCGGGCACCGCCTGGCAGTTTCTTGACAAATTCTTTAATGGGTTTTACTTGAAAGACTATTCTGTATCTGAAGTGTCCAAAGATTACAGGAAGCTTGTGTATGAGTTCTCAAAGATGGGCCTTTTTGAGAAGAAAGGTCATGGGGTTTTCATTTCCATGTGTTTTATGGCAATGATGTTCCCTCTGAGTGTTTATGGTGTTGTTTGCTGTGAGGGCGTGTGGCTGCATTTGCTTTGTGCTTGTTTAATGGGGTTTCTCTGGATCCAGAGTGGTTGGATTGGGCATGATTCTGGGCATTATCAGGTTATGCTCACTCCTAAACTTAACAGATTTGTGCAGATTCTTTCAGGGAATTGTCTCGCAGGCATAAGCATTGGGTGGTGGAAGTGGAACCACAATGCTCACCACATTGCTTGCAATAGTCTAGACTATGATCCTGATCTTCAGCACATGCCTTTTTTTGCCGTATCTTCCAAGTTTTTCAACTCGTTGACTTCTTACTTTTATGAGCGGACAATGTATTTCGATTCTGTTGCTAGGTTCTTGGTTAGCAATCAGCACTGGACATTTTATCCTGTCATGTGTATTGCTAGGATTAATCTGTTTGCACAATCAATCATTTTGCTCTTGTCTAAGCGGAAAGTGCCCCATAGGGTTCAGGAGCTTTTAGGTTTGCTGGTGTTCTGGATCTGGTACCCGTTGCTTGTTTCTTGTTTGCCCAATTGGGGTGAAAGAGTGATGTTTGTTGTTGCTAGCTTCTCTGTCACTGGTATTCAGCACGTTCAGTTCTGTTTGAACCACTTTTCGTCTAGCATTTATGTCGGTCCACCTCGTGGAAACGATTGGTTTGAGAAGCAAACGGATGGCACGCTCGACATAAAGTGTTCATCTTGGATGGATTGGTTTCATGGTGGATTGCAGTTTCAGGTGGAGCACCATTTGTTTCCTCGGTTACCTCGCTGCCAGCTGAGGAAGATCTCCCCCTTGGTCAAGGAGCTTTGCAAGAAGCATGGATTGCCTTACAATTCTGCGTCGTTCTGGGAGGCCAACGCCATGACAATTCGGACACTGAGAAACGCCGCCCTCCAGGCCAGGGATTTCACCAAGCCCATACCCAAGAACTTAGTCTGGGAAGCAGTCAACACTCATGGTTGAATGGTGGAATTTTGCAGTGGTTATATTGCTTTCTGAATGTTGTGTAGGTACAACAATTGAGCATTGTCTCTCCATTGTTATTAGGATGTCTTGGtacatgtaatatttcattaaaagCAAACCATATGTATGTCATCTAGCATTTTTCAATCATGGACCTGTTTGTTTCTGATCCTTATAATTCATAGATGAGTTAAAATTGGGTTGATGTGGAAAGGTAGCAGTATTCTGGTTAACACAAGTTTTAGATTATCTACTCAGAAACGGCAGCAAATTACGAAATGACCCAAGTTACCGATACAAGTCACTGTTACATACTTGTCAAATTAAGGAGATTGATGTCTTTTGCACACACTTGAATCCAAATTCTCAGACCAAGTGATTCAAAAACTTGGTTGAGTATGTGTGTGAAACTTGAGAAAATGGAACTCTCCCAACTTACAGCTCAGGTGTCCCAGAATATAGAGATTGCACACTGCCTACAGGCACATGTGTATGATGGTAAAGGTACAAAGTGTGGAGCAGAATAAAAAGGCAAAAGCAGCTGTTACCTACCCAGCATGGGCTGGGGAGTTGGGTTGATGCGATATAATGCCATCTGAATATACAAATTGCAACCTTTTATTACTTTGATTTAAAAGTTAAGCCTAATTAGTACAAATAATGCAGGCATGAATAAGTAGAGTGGTACTTAGAAGAAAGTGATTGTTGAATTAGGATCGGCCCATCCAACTCTGGGAACCACATCTCCTCCCCACTGCCAGCAATGACCCACTCATCTCATGAGTCATGCCCCAGCTACATAAGTTGCTCCATTCTGGAATTGTAATTACCCACTCATCTCAGGGCTgttttgtaattatcaaaaggtaCACGAATTATCTTTATGAGGATGACTAATATGacctcatatatttttttattatttataccaatttttaatttaaatttaaattatttttttattgaatttatttataaaatttcaccTCTTAATAactgaaatattaaattacttaattaatatattaataaaaattaattactaacttataagttcaaattaaaaagttatcacacttgtataaattattttaaatacttcaaattaaatatttatttttaactaaattttattaaaagtaataagttatacacatatgtatatatgtttatacaatataaaacAATGGCGGAGAAAGGTGAAAAAATGTGTACAAGTGGGGTGAGGCCATTAGCCGCAATGGGGCGGTATGAACGAGGGCACAGGTAGGAGTTGAGGGTGGACATGGCAATAGGAttgggaaaaagaaatatttttttaaaaatagaatttaatatttttttaataaataaattattttagattatactttattaattttaataaaatttaattataaataaaataaaggataaatttttttaattttaataatttataaaagtgtgataattttttaatttaaaatttattgaataatttaatattgtagttattaaaagtgcaattatatatagaaattcaattaataaaataattaaaattaaaattagtataaacaaTAGGTAAggagtataaatgtaattatctcttaaaaaattaaaatttcaatataactcgaatctattaataaaataaattattaatatgggtaaaaattatgtaatcaatACAATTTTGATTAGCTTGGTTGGTTTGCACATGACATacaggaaaaaagaaaaagaaattaaaatacagaaacaaaataataaaacaggttaattagtattttgctTAGAAGggcttttattatttatttgtaaataagaGAAGGGGTTgcattattttctcaaaactaacaaatattgaaGAGAATTCACACTCAAAATCCTCCCCACGACCCGTATTCCTCTCCCTACATCAACATGCACAACCTCGTCTCCCTCTCCCTTAGTTCCCTCACTTCCTCAACTTCTCACATAGTTGTACATGTGAGAGACAAACACTTCCTCCCCAAAAAACAGGCCGACTTTTTCTCCATGAGAATCACCACCAACTATGAACTCACCCAATAACAGCCCCACCGCTTCCACAAAACTTCCAGACCTTGCACAACCCCCTCTCACCACACCCCAACTCTCCAACTGTGATGGCCCCTGCGCCTCTGTGGGGCAAGCATGCGCAGCCTGCAAGTACCAGAGGAGGAGATGCGCGCCGGACTGCCCGCTAGCGCCTTTCTTTCCGGCGGATAGAGTGAAGGAATTTCTCAACGCCCACAAGCTTTTTGGAGTTGGTAACATTCTCAAAATACTGAAGAGGGTGCCCCAGCACGAGAGGCACAACACCATGAGATCTGTTATATTTGAAGCCAATGTACGGGCGAGAGACCCCGTCGGGGGTTGCCATCGCTTGATTCGCGACATGGAAGAGAGATTACTGTTATGCAGCTCCGAACTCGattttgtaatgaaaaaaCTCGCCTTTTATAAGTATAACCTATTGCTGAATGATGAGACGCCCAACTCCAACATTTATGATTTCGTCCAGAACACTAAGTCCGAGCGGGCTATTGGTGTCGGAAGCCTGCTATTCGCAGGTTGCAGCCATGAAGAACTAATTAAGGTTGAAATGGTGGAACAATTCTTGAACGATAAGCCTACTAGACTAAGTAACGAAACGGAAGATCCAAAGCCAGATGTGTCTGTTGAGACACACGAGAGCAAAGAATCAAAGGAATCCTGGTCAGGTTCGTTTTTCTTGAGATTTACTACTTTTTCGGTactaattatgttatttattgacaaagaaaattaaacataaactACACGTTCAATTACataattgttgtattttgacTTGACTATTAATCAAGCAGTGCACAAGTTTATTAAACTTTCCAGGTTGATTTGACCCTAATATGAGTTGTGTTCTAAACAAGGTTGTAACACTTTTGCAGTGTGAATAGGATGCATAAAGCTGACAACAACTGAAAGAAGCCTCAACGACTCAAAGGATAATGCGTCCGTGATTTCTaatgaaaacttaaaacaGTGGGACTGTAAatatcctttttattttttgcctGTTTGTATGGATAGGTAGAATCCTTTTCTGTGTACAGATTGTATAGTCAGTAGTTCCcctaaaaagagaaaatgtatAGTCAGTAGTTTAGTGTGGTTTGGCAACTTTAATTAGCTTGTAACCCAAGTGAGGGTTCAAAGGTGTTTGAACGTTGGTTGTTCCTATGGTGGAGGGGAGGGCATCCACTGAAACCTGCCACTCTCCACGGTGGAAGCACGTCAGGCCGGTTAAGATTTGTGCGTTTGATCGGGATATTCGACTTTGggaaaacaatataaattaaatgatttcaaattattatcacattattatatttttaaatccatGGCGATTGTATatcaatgaaatatatatgtacttaaAACTCAGTACATATAAGGCCATTGTCTGATATGATACTATTAATTTAACTTCTAATTAACTTTTATCATTTCTTTTGTATGTTGTTAGTTCGGAGAGAAATTGGAATTATTGATAACATTAATCATAAATGGTCTAATTAGTCAATTTGGaaaggaaaatcaaaataataaacatgCTCCCATCTAAATGTAAAACTCGCTTCCTCTAAACATTTTAAGTGTCGATTTGTTGCCTTTGGGCCCTTCCCAGCCTGAAACCCATATATATTAACCCgctttatttatcaaaaagcACTCTGAAAAAGAAGCATACCAATCAAAAGTatagaaaaacaagaacagaAATCGAAAAGCGAGAGGGCGCCCACGTACACTTGTACTTCAACAGCGACATCAGCATCCATCATCTCAAGCAGCCACCTCCGCCCTCAGCCTCGGTTTTTCGGTATTCATCATGAACTCAAAGCAAACGTGTTCGTTTaagtttctttaattaatatggttCTTAAGTTATGAACTTAATCTTGGTTATGGGATCTGCTTTCTTCCCAAACACGGTTTCTTGTATATTCTTGAATTGCAGGGACTGTCATTCTGTTTGTCTTTTCTTGGTCGAAGGTTTCGGTTCATTACTTAACGGTTCTTGAAATTCAACTACTACAAGCATGAGTTCTTTCTTGTATTTCTTGGATTACTACCtaacaaaatcataatttttttttctggaaggtttttgtcataattacatcAAGAAAGCACCACCAAGTATGATTTTACCTAATAACAGCCATGATAGTGATACAACAAAACTGCCGAATACTGATCTCTCTTTCACCACACCCCAAGTTTCCGACGGTGCCCCCGACGATGCATGCTTAGTCTGCAAGTTGCCGAAGAGGATATGTTGCCCGATGGCTTTTCGTTTTTGTGTAGATAGGAAGCATGAAGTTCTGAACGCCCACAGGCTCTTTCGAGGGGGTTACATTCTCAAAACCCTGAAAACGGTGCCCCATCACCAGAGGCAAAACGCCATCAGATCTCTTATTTTTGAAGCCAACATGCGGGCGGTAGATCCCGTTGGGGGTTGTCAAAGCTTGATTCGCACGATGGGAAAAAGATTACATTTCTGTTGCTCGGAACTAGAACTTGTATTGGAAAAGCTGGCGTTTTGTAAGTCTCAAGTACTGCAGAATGATGAGACGCCCAACTCCAACACGTGTGATTCCATTCAGATACAGAATACCATATGCAAGCAGCCTGTTGATGTCGGAAGCGTGTTATTACATGAAGGATCGAGTAGCCAAGTACTGCACCTTGCCAAGACAGGATTCAGAGATGACGTTCTGCCTCAACCATCCTAAGGATACTGCAAGCTACCTTGTTAGCTCTTGAATACAAATGACCTTTTGTGATAGCAAACGCTAGACAGTCTGTCACCATGCAAATCAAGAAATTTGAAGCTgtttccatttctttcttttgattgAGGATTAAAGTCTCTTTTCACTGCGGTCTGACAGAATAATTCTACTTCTTTTCTCATAGTTGTATTCTTTTCATTCTCTAATACGCTCCCACATCAAAATAATACAAGATTAAGTAACAATTAATGAATCCAGAAACAGCATTGTTTGCTCGCCGGGCTTGGTAACTCAAGCCTGTAACCCAAGTGGGGGCTCCAAGGTGTTTGGACGTTGGGCTAGATTAATTGGCTGGATCATTGGTGGCTGACTTCTGGCTTGCCCGTTCCAAGCGGGGAGTTGGGCCCTGTGGTCCAAGCGAAGGCATGGGCTTCGGGGTTCTTAAAGTGGAGGGTACTGCGGTCAGGCTGGCTTCACAGAGCAACGAAAACCTCTCGCTCTCTGCAGTGGAAGGATAACAGGCTGGTGCTATCATGATCCACTAAAGCCAAATGAGCTAGCCCTAATTGAACATTcaccttttttgtttttttattattcgtGGGCCATTAAAAGTTAGATGGGCTGGCTCTATAAGACCTACCACTTTCTGGGGTAGAAGGATAACAATTGGTGGTTTATTGGCCCATTCAGAGTAGGTTGAGGAGCCctaattgaatattttgtcttttaatagttttttatgTTTACATATTTGTTATACCAATGTTTACATATATGATCGAATATTTGcatgtgagaaaattaatttgaagtaaatgaatttaaataaatggtGAGAGtcacaattataacaaaagaTGTCCATCTGgagatataaattaatttttataataaatgaaacaattaGGCAATGTATTATTATCCTTTATGTGCGCTCAAAGTTCAACTAGCCACGCAcgaacaattaaaaaaaaattaagagaaaaaagggGCAAAACTTGAAAGGTATTACATTTTAGGGggttcaaataaaataaaaagaaataaagtgaAACCAAGCCGACATATTCCAACTGCCTGTCGTCAGGTCCAATAAACCAGATCTAGAAAACCAGACACCCACGTGAACCCGAATTCCACTTCCATATTTTCCACCCCACTCCTTCcttttcaaactttttcttttagaaaaaagaaaactatcCCTTTGAATTtattctgttttctttttttatgaattattatgcTCAAgagaaatttgtattttttatatgattaattcattaaaGCATCTTCAATTCAGTGATTCATTAActacatttaaatattaaaacactaaaaatatatccaCCAGgactataaataattttaattttttaaaaattatatttgaatttaggTTAAATTGATTGTTAATCTCATTGAGTTTGAATTGCGCtcgaaaattttttaaaaaagaaatgttttatttaatttgttgaatttaaccaatcaaattcaataaacttTTATCCATCAATcaagtattaaaataataaaaatctgaTCTGATTTATTTATGGGCCGCcttcaaatcaaaatgaaagaagGGACTTAATTGATACAATTGGGAGTATTTTGGAGGTATGAGCGAGAGTGtgtttgatgattgatgattgatgattgatgattgatgataGGGATTGCGTGTACTTACCGTTGGGCAGCCGAAAAATGACAAGACGCAAATTGTAATACtcctttttaaattgaaaacaagAGACACAAAAAGCGCATGAAATCCTTCACATTTTGCATTGCGTTTTCATCAACAAAGATCAATTACACAACGCGTAAATTCATCTTTTTACTTGTCATTTTATGATAAACAAAacacacccccacacttaaTTTCTTCACCTTCCCAAGATTCAGCGTCTCACCTACTAACAAAAATAGCTAGGAAAAAAAGTggtataatgataataattaatcatagcgGCAATtaataacaagaaattaataaatgaaaatggagGATTAGAATGTCCATTTGAAGATCTTGATTCTGAGATCAACCTTACACTTTGCATTGGAAGTGTTGGCCAGTGCTGGAGTTAGAGTTTTAGGCTTGGGAACCAACCCATGAATCCCATCACACTTCACTCTGATCCcaatcttcttcatcttcagcTTTTCCATCTTCACCCCTACCATTGTATCCATTACGATTTCCATGGGCAACCCGTTCTTCCGCTTCAGATCCGACTTGAGGGAGTTGAGGGAATCAGCATCCAGTACCTGAGAGTTGAGCCCCATTGAAGTGTGGATTATGGAAATGTTGTCTGGTGAATTTGTGAAGTTGGCGAAGGAACCGTTTGATAAATGTACTGAGTTGGAGAGTACGGTGATGGACGTGGGATCGTAGAGGAATATGATCTTCTTGTTTGGGTTCTTTGCGGAGAGAGTGATGTTGATTTTGGTGGTGAGGTGGGTGGAGTCGTCGGAGGGGGTGGTGGTTAGGTTGAAAGTCGAGATTCTGAGGGAGGTGACGGAGAATAGAGGGCGATGGGGGCGGTACAGCACGTACAAGGCGGCGGCGGCGATGGCGGCTAGGAGGAGGATGGCGATTAGGATGAGGATGGACCAGAAGCAGGTGAGGCAGAAGCAGCGGCGGCAACTGAACTGACGGTGGGGTGGGATGGGATGGGAGGTGCCATTTGGCTTGGTTGATGGGTATACTCTGTCAGTCATTTTCAAGAATGTTGGGAGAGGTGAGATTtgtttggaaggaaagaaattgaagagagagagtgtgtgtgtgtgtgtgtgaaaacTGAAAACAATGATGAACAAGTGAGAAGGAAAAAGGAGGAGAGCAGATAAGAATTAGTATGATTTGTTGAAAAGGGAGATGCTTTCTTTGGagattaaacaaatattaagtgAAGAAGTGAGGATAAAGAAAGTGTTTTAGTTTTGCAGAAAGATGAGAAGGGAATTAATGgatagagaaaagaaaaaacagtgCTGTAAGAACAACTAAGAATGGTTCCACCTCCTCATCACCAaaacacactctctctctctctctagacgTATAGGTAGGTTTTGTCCGCAGATGGGCTGGTtttgtatgtatgtgtatattgTGTATgcatgtatgtgtgtgtgatcTCTGATTATGAGGTGCACATCTCGTTGTAATCTAGGGCGAGCGCCGACACGTGGGCGGTGTAagtaacaaaacaaaacaaactaattaaattcatgCCCACACCATATATTTATCACTTCTACTATTCTTTAAATCAAATGTCACTCCCCACACAAATTTATTCTATTCTGTCTTGCACGATTTATcacttcattatttaaaattttatccaaattaaatttcatccaattaaatcaattataatatttatgtgtaatatactatttttcttaaattggataccaatcacataataaatatattacacttgtcattataatttatgattaatatgTTTCcgtgatcaaatattaatagtgTTTGAGCCATGATCAGTTTACATATTCCTAGTAAAACTTCAAGAATCTATAATGCTAAACAAGTAattaggcaaatattcttaaCTTGCTCACCCCattatgatttctttttcttcctcagtaagaattaattgaaaaaacagCCAAACGGCATTTATAGCTAGCTGAAAATGATATGTTATGCAACAAACTCATGACGTAATGTAATTATGTTTTGATGACTAACAATATTTGCTGATGCCAGGTTACCTCAAGTTTATgaacataatttcttttaattataaaataaatcaagatgCACGACGATCACACCAATTTAAATCTTATCTTCCCGCATAAATTTGAGTATTCATGGATTCATACAGAGAGCATGTATCGACTTAGGATGATAATTCAAGTATTTTTGAACTTATAATTGACCTCAAATTGTACAactcaaaaaaaatgaattaacaTCGTCcatagttatattttagattataagTTTGTATTTTAAAGTAGAAAGtgtgaataaaatttttaaaagagtaaagaaaaaaaaagggggggggggcatCTAAATTTGTATCCAAAGTTAGAAGAAATGGGAGCATAGTATATATGTAGAAAACAATGGGAAGCCATCCAAATTAACTCCGAaccaacttttatttataggaGAGTTGCAGTTCAATATTGCAACACTTATTGCACCTATATAATATCTTTTACCCTTAAATgggaaattataattattgcgGCGATGAGTGAAAAGAGGGATGCGCCACCTAACGCTAACTGCAAACCCTATGACAATTGTGTTT includes:
- the LOC105164669 gene encoding acyl-lipid (9-3)-desaturase, which codes for MAEPKRYITSEELKAHNKSGDLWISIQGKVYDVSEWVNHHPGGELPLLNLAGQDATDAFVAYHPGTAWQFLDKFFNGFYLKDYSVSEVSKDYRKLVYEFSKMGLFEKKGHGVFISMCFMAMMFPLSVYGVVCCEGVWLHLLCACLMGFLWIQSGWIGHDSGHYQVMLTPKLNRFVQILSGNCLAGISIGWWKWNHNAHHIACNSLDYDPDLQHMPFFAVSSKFFNSLTSYFYERTMYFDSVARFLVSNQHWTFYPVMCIARINLFAQSIILLLSKRKVPHRVQELLGLLVFWIWYPLLVSCLPNWGERVMFVVASFSVTGIQHVQFCLNHFSSSIYVGPPRGNDWFEKQTDGTLDIKCSSWMDWFHGGLQFQVEHHLFPRLPRCQLRKISPLVKELCKKHGLPYNSASFWEANAMTIRTLRNAALQARDFTKPIPKNLVWEAVNTHG
- the LOC105165048 gene encoding LOB domain-containing protein 22-like produces the protein MNSPNNSPTASTKLPDLAQPPLTTPQLSNCDGPCASVGQACAACKYQRRRCAPDCPLAPFFPADRVKEFLNAHKLFGVGNILKILKRVPQHERHNTMRSVIFEANVRARDPVGGCHRLIRDMEERLLLCSSELDFVMKKLAFYKYNLLLNDETPNSNIYDFVQNTKSERAIGVGSLLFAGCSHEELIKVEMVEQFLNDKPTRLSNETEDPKPDVSVETHESKESKESWSV
- the LOC110012198 gene encoding LOB domain-containing protein 22-like → MILPNNSHDSDTTKLPNTDLSFTTPQVSDGAPDDACLVCKLPKRICCPMAFRFCVDRKHEVLNAHRLFRGGYILKTLKTVPHHQRQNAIRSLIFEANMRAVDPVGGCQSLIRTMGKRLHFCCSELELVLEKLAFCKSQVLQNDETPNSNTCDSIQIQNTICKQPVDVGSVLLHEGSSSQVLHLAKTGFRDDVLPQPS
- the LOC105165049 gene encoding uncharacterized protein LOC105165049; protein product: MTDRVYPSTKPNGTSHPIPPHRQFSCRRCFCLTCFWSILILIAILLLAAIAAAALYVLYRPHRPLFSVTSLRISTFNLTTTPSDDSTHLTTKINITLSAKNPNKKIIFLYDPTSITVLSNSVHLSNGSFANFTNSPDNISIIHTSMGLNSQVLDADSLNSLKSDLKRKNGLPMEIVMDTMVGVKMEKLKMKKIGIRVKCDGIHGLVPKPKTLTPALANTSNAKCKVDLRIKIFKWTF